In the Mycolicibacterium thermoresistibile genome, one interval contains:
- a CDS encoding carbohydrate ABC transporter permease: MTAAAEKADPTPAAAVARTDDTRSERRLAYWLIAPAVLLMVAVTGYPIAYAVWLSLLRYNLAQPDDVSFVGLENYVTVLTDEYWWTAFAVTLGITVVSVAIEFVLGLALALVMHRTIFGKGVVRTAILIPYGIVTVAASYSWYYAWTPGTGYLANLLPDGSAPLTQQLPSLAIVVLAEVWKTTPFMALLLLAGLALVPQELLNAAQMDGANAWQRLVKIILPMIKPAILVALLFRTLDAFRIFDNIYILTGGANNTGSVSILGYNNLFKAFNLGLGSAISVLIFLCVAVIAFIYIKIFGTSAPGSDAERS, from the coding sequence ATGACCGCCGCAGCCGAGAAGGCGGACCCGACACCGGCGGCTGCCGTCGCCCGCACCGACGACACCCGCTCCGAACGGCGGCTCGCGTACTGGCTGATCGCGCCGGCGGTCCTGTTGATGGTCGCGGTCACCGGCTATCCGATCGCCTACGCGGTGTGGCTGAGCCTGCTGCGCTACAACCTGGCCCAGCCCGACGACGTCAGCTTCGTCGGGTTGGAGAATTACGTCACCGTGCTCACCGACGAGTACTGGTGGACCGCCTTCGCGGTGACCCTGGGCATCACCGTGGTATCGGTGGCCATCGAGTTCGTGCTCGGCCTGGCACTGGCACTGGTCATGCACCGCACCATCTTCGGCAAGGGTGTGGTGCGCACCGCGATCCTGATCCCGTACGGCATCGTCACCGTCGCCGCGTCCTACAGCTGGTACTACGCCTGGACGCCGGGCACCGGCTATCTGGCCAACCTGCTGCCCGACGGCAGCGCGCCGCTGACCCAGCAGCTGCCGTCGCTGGCCATCGTGGTGCTCGCCGAGGTGTGGAAGACAACGCCGTTCATGGCGTTGCTGCTGTTGGCCGGGCTGGCCCTGGTGCCGCAGGAACTGCTCAACGCCGCCCAGATGGACGGCGCGAACGCGTGGCAGCGCCTGGTGAAGATCATCCTGCCGATGATCAAGCCGGCCATTCTGGTGGCCCTGCTGTTCCGCACGCTCGACGCGTTCCGGATCTTCGACAACATCTACATCCTCACCGGTGGCGCGAACAACACCGGCTCGGTGTCGATCCTGGGCTACAACAACCTGTTCAAGGCGTTCAACCTGGGTCTCGGGTCGGCGATCAGCGTGCTGATCTTCCTGTGTGTGGCGGTCATCGCGTTCATCTACATCAAGATCTTCGGGACCTCCGCGCCCGGTTCGGACGCGGAGCGGTCGTGA